A part of Terriglobus roseus genomic DNA contains:
- the miaB gene encoding tRNA (N6-isopentenyl adenosine(37)-C2)-methylthiotransferase MiaB → MSTPAKTFYIETFGCQMNAHDSEKVIGTLEHEGYSRVEDEEAADLILYNTCSIRDKAEQKVFHRLNEYKRMQGEGKKFAVLGCVAQQEGNKIFDKAPFVSLVSGSASYRNLPEMLVRLEAGEKRITGLDDRQTEETFDTEFTARSNPHRGYITIIEGCDKFCSYCVVPYTRGKERSRSSESILTEAKRMAEAGYTDIQLLGQNVNSYHDPLGKKSFADVLAMVGELSGVRRVRFTTSHPRDFTPDIVQVIDAMPSICDHVHLPVQSGSSAVLKAMQREYTREWYLERIAWIKAAKRDISMTTDIIVGFPGETEEDFEETMSLLDVVGYDGVFAFQYSPRPNTPAVGMAETVSDEVKASRLQRLLEAQRERQRISYERHLNQIVEVMVEGYNHQRGQVTGRTSQNKTLNFTTSLPILPAIGSYLNVRVTKTFPNSLVGEAVSAA, encoded by the coding sequence ATGAGTACCCCCGCGAAGACCTTCTATATCGAAACCTTTGGCTGTCAGATGAACGCCCATGACTCCGAAAAAGTCATTGGCACTTTGGAGCATGAGGGCTATTCGCGTGTGGAGGATGAAGAGGCGGCCGATCTCATCCTGTACAACACCTGCTCCATCCGCGATAAGGCGGAGCAGAAGGTCTTCCATCGCTTGAACGAATACAAGCGCATGCAGGGCGAGGGAAAGAAATTTGCCGTGCTGGGCTGCGTGGCGCAGCAGGAAGGCAATAAGATTTTTGATAAGGCGCCGTTTGTGTCGTTGGTTTCCGGCTCCGCGTCGTATCGCAACCTGCCAGAGATGTTGGTACGTCTCGAAGCAGGCGAGAAGCGCATTACCGGGTTGGATGATCGTCAGACGGAAGAGACCTTCGACACCGAATTCACCGCTCGTTCGAATCCTCATCGTGGATACATCACCATCATTGAGGGCTGCGATAAGTTCTGCTCGTACTGTGTCGTTCCGTATACGCGTGGCAAGGAACGGTCGCGTTCATCAGAAAGCATCCTTACTGAAGCGAAGCGCATGGCAGAAGCTGGATATACGGATATTCAGCTTCTTGGCCAGAACGTGAACAGCTACCATGATCCGCTGGGCAAGAAGAGTTTTGCGGATGTGCTGGCGATGGTCGGTGAGCTATCCGGTGTCCGCCGTGTGCGTTTCACCACATCGCACCCTCGTGACTTTACGCCTGACATTGTGCAGGTGATAGACGCTATGCCTTCCATTTGCGATCACGTTCATCTGCCAGTGCAAAGTGGTTCGTCGGCGGTGTTGAAGGCGATGCAGCGTGAATACACTCGTGAGTGGTACCTGGAGCGCATTGCGTGGATCAAGGCAGCTAAGCGCGATATCAGCATGACGACGGATATTATCGTTGGCTTTCCTGGCGAGACCGAGGAAGATTTCGAAGAGACGATGAGCCTACTGGACGTGGTGGGATACGATGGCGTCTTTGCGTTCCAGTATTCACCGCGCCCCAATACCCCTGCTGTCGGCATGGCTGAGACAGTGTCCGATGAGGTGAAAGCGTCGCGTCTGCAACGTCTTCTCGAAGCGCAGCGCGAGAGGCAGCGTATCAGCTACGAGCGTCACCTTAATCAGATCGTAGAAGTGATGGTCGAGGGATATAACCATCAACGAGGCCAGGTTACTGGTCGCACTTCGCAGAATAAGACGTTGAACTTTACGACATCGCTTCCGATTCTTCCCGCAATTGGTAGCTATCTGAATGTACGTGTGACGAAGACGTTTCCGAACAGCCTTGTTGGCGAGGCAGTGAGTGCCGCATGA
- a CDS encoding bifunctional nuclease family protein, translating to MSDSAQQLRDSIASENTREEIEVRIRGLMMDPVTNMPMVVLKDVNGDDVLPIWVGIFEANAIALEIEKNAPPRPMTHDLMRNLLRSLDVRLTRVVISELKDDTFFAILWMERNGEISTMDARPSDALALAMRADCPIYVNRSVMEAAKAGQKGSRDVNSDELRRWLEGLGDDDMGQYKM from the coding sequence ATGAGCGATTCCGCACAGCAGCTTCGTGATTCCATCGCCTCCGAGAATACGCGGGAGGAGATCGAAGTCCGTATTCGCGGACTGATGATGGACCCTGTCACCAATATGCCCATGGTGGTGCTGAAGGATGTAAATGGCGATGATGTATTGCCCATTTGGGTAGGTATCTTTGAAGCAAATGCGATTGCGCTGGAGATTGAGAAGAATGCTCCGCCGCGGCCGATGACCCACGATCTTATGCGCAATCTATTGCGATCGCTCGATGTGCGCTTAACGCGTGTTGTGATCTCAGAGTTGAAGGATGACACGTTCTTCGCCATCCTCTGGATGGAGCGCAACGGCGAGATCTCAACGATGGATGCTCGGCCTTCGGATGCGTTGGCGTTAGCAATGCGTGCGGACTGCCCAATCTACGTCAACCGCTCCGTGATGGAAGCGGCAAAGGCAGGGCAGAAGGGAAGTCGCGACGTAAACTCCGATGAGCTCCGCCGCTGGCTTGAGGGCCTGGGCGATGATGACATGGGGCAGTACAAGATGTAG
- a CDS encoding multicopper oxidase family protein, whose amino-acid sequence MATSWNLNRRQFLAGSAICLADSFVSPLGHRPRQELNLHLASSSLEIANNRFIRTTSYANYPAGSVVRLQPDSFTDIRITNSTDQEEFVHWHGLRVSASLDGTPEEESLSVSAVGVLSYALPPSEPGFYFAHSHAMCEHDLSRGPYSGQFVPMVIGSLQCTEHFDREVFLTSHEWEPSVFDTAGNERSLEAMHHLRVDSESEEGEEVPDDGWDIVYRAATINGKILGEGEPIRVRNNERILFRILNASATERLQLSLPGHRFLVVALDGYPVPKPAFVEVVELGVGERLDAIVVMDTPGIWVMGSPEDRHRALGMGVVVEYADRSGKPIWSPPAGTSAWDYLRFSGSAVNAAPCLSNLSYRIERRPSRPDGFERWAMVPLSSAQETLRVGERCRITLLNNSDEAHPMHLHRFPFELTSVSGQPCAGIRKDTVVVPPFQQVQFDVQPDSSGPTLLHCHNQMHMDCGLKTLLSIS is encoded by the coding sequence ATGGCTACCAGCTGGAATCTCAACCGGCGACAGTTTCTCGCTGGTTCAGCGATTTGCCTTGCCGACAGCTTCGTCAGTCCTCTCGGGCATAGGCCACGCCAGGAGCTCAATCTGCATCTGGCCTCCTCCTCTCTGGAAATCGCGAACAATCGATTCATCCGCACGACCAGCTACGCGAACTACCCTGCTGGCTCGGTGGTTCGGTTACAGCCAGACAGTTTTACCGACATACGCATCACGAACAGCACCGATCAAGAAGAGTTCGTACACTGGCATGGCCTTCGCGTGTCAGCCTCACTGGATGGGACGCCGGAAGAGGAAAGCCTAAGCGTCTCCGCTGTCGGCGTGCTGAGCTATGCACTGCCGCCGAGCGAGCCAGGATTTTATTTTGCGCATTCACATGCCATGTGCGAACACGATCTCTCGCGTGGTCCATACAGTGGGCAGTTCGTGCCGATGGTTATCGGTTCATTGCAATGTACTGAGCATTTTGATCGCGAAGTCTTTCTTACCAGCCATGAGTGGGAGCCCAGTGTCTTCGATACCGCAGGCAACGAACGATCGCTGGAAGCGATGCATCATCTACGCGTCGACTCAGAATCCGAAGAGGGTGAAGAGGTTCCTGATGATGGATGGGATATCGTGTATCGCGCCGCAACTATTAACGGCAAGATTCTTGGAGAAGGCGAACCCATACGCGTCAGAAATAACGAGCGCATCCTCTTTCGCATTTTGAATGCCAGCGCAACGGAACGATTGCAACTATCGCTTCCTGGTCACCGCTTTCTTGTTGTTGCGCTTGATGGATACCCTGTTCCTAAACCAGCTTTTGTTGAAGTTGTCGAATTAGGTGTAGGTGAGCGACTAGATGCAATTGTCGTTATGGACACCCCTGGGATATGGGTTATGGGCTCACCCGAGGATAGACATCGCGCACTTGGAATGGGAGTTGTCGTCGAATATGCGGATCGCTCCGGAAAGCCAATCTGGAGTCCGCCCGCAGGGACTTCTGCCTGGGACTATCTTCGTTTCTCAGGCTCTGCTGTAAATGCCGCTCCCTGTCTTAGCAACCTTTCTTATCGCATAGAAAGACGACCTTCAAGGCCTGACGGATTCGAACGTTGGGCTATGGTTCCGTTGTCCTCTGCACAAGAGACGCTGCGTGTGGGCGAGCGATGCCGTATCACTCTTCTCAACAACTCTGATGAAGCGCATCCCATGCACCTTCACCGCTTCCCTTTTGAGTTGACGAGTGTTTCAGGACAACCATGTGCCGGCATCCGTAAAGACACAGTGGTTGTGCCTCCATTTCAACAAGTTCAATTCGATGTTCAGCCCGACAGTAGTGGGCCCACGCTATTGCATTGCCATAACCAGATGCATATGGACTGCGGCCTCAAGACTCTCCTCTCTATTTCTTAG